CACCCTTCGCTGTACCATCTAGTTTGGTCAATACAATGCCTGTGACACCTGCTGATTGCCCAAAAGCCTTAGCTTGATTCATAGCATTCTGTCCAGTCGTAGCGTCTAGAACCAACAATACTTCGTGTGGAGCATCCGGGATTTCTCGTTGTAGGACACGGAAGATCTTATTTAGCTCCTCCATTAGATTCACTTTGTTTTGCAAGCGCCCCGCCGTATCGCAGAGAAGAATATCTGCCTTACGTGACTTAGCCGCTTGCACCGCGTCATAGATGACAGCTGCCGGATCAGCGCCCTGTTGGTGTTTAATCACGTCTACACCAACACGATTCCCCCAAACCTCCAACTGCTCAATCGCTGCCGCACGAAACGTGTCCCCCGCAGCCAGAACTACTTTTTTGCCTTGTTGTTTAAACATATGGGCCATTTTACCAATGGTGGTGGTTTTCCCTACACCATTTACCCCTACGAATAACACAACATTTAAACGTCCTTCTTCTATCTGTAATGCCGTATTGTGGGCTTCATCATTACGTAATAAGTTAACTAGCTTTTCCGATAGAATCGGTTGCAAGTCAAGAGCATTCTCAATCTTGTGCTTACGAACCTCACCTCGCAAATCATCAACGAGCTCCATCACTGTATTTACGCCTACATCAGCTGCTATTAGAATCTCTTCTAGCTCTTCAAAGAAATCCTCATCAATTTTTTTGTAACGACGGACTAAATCCT
This is a stretch of genomic DNA from Brevibacillus laterosporus DSM 25. It encodes these proteins:
- the ftsY gene encoding signal recognition particle-docking protein FtsY — its product is MSFFKKLRDSIVKKSEEVTQKFTDGLTKTRDLLVEKVEDLVRRYKKIDEDFFEELEEILIAADVGVNTVMELVDDLRGEVRKHKIENALDLQPILSEKLVNLLRNDEAHNTALQIEEGRLNVVLFVGVNGVGKTTTIGKMAHMFKQQGKKVVLAAGDTFRAAAIEQLEVWGNRVGVDVIKHQQGADPAAVIYDAVQAAKSRKADILLCDTAGRLQNKVNLMEELNKIFRVLQREIPDAPHEVLLVLDATTGQNAMNQAKAFGQSAGVTGIVLTKLDGTAKGGIVIAIRNELDIPVKYVGLGEKMDDLQAFDPEQFVHALFAGLIEKEAEQEAESKQE